Proteins encoded by one window of Clostridium cagae:
- the yhbY gene encoding ribosome assembly RNA-binding protein YhbY yields the protein MLTGKQRAYLRGLGSNMAPIFQVGKNGIEENFLTQVAQALEKRELIKIKVLENSGLDTRETSDLICKALRCEGVQAIGNKMVLYKKSKNKPKIEIPTK from the coding sequence ATGTTAACTGGAAAACAAAGAGCTTACCTAAGAGGATTAGGTAGTAATATGGCTCCAATATTTCAAGTAGGTAAAAATGGAATAGAAGAAAACTTTTTAACTCAAGTTGCTCAAGCTTTAGAAAAAAGAGAACTTATTAAAATAAAAGTTTTAGAAAATAGTGGTTTAGACACTAGAGAAACTTCAGATTTAATATGTAAGGCTTTAAGATGTGAAGGCGTTCAAGCAATAGGAAATAAGATGGTACTATATAAGAAATCTAAAAATAAACCTAAAATAGAAATACCAACTAAATAA
- the yqeK gene encoding bis(5'-nucleosyl)-tetraphosphatase (symmetrical) YqeK, which produces MISIEEMKLYLKDNLKKNRYNHTLGVVETAKKLAEINGISIEKAEIAAFAHDVAKNLSLEKMQSIIDKNNLELTNTEKENSNLWHSIIAPIEARNKLEIDNEEILDAIRWHTTGKENMSILTKIIYIADMIEPGRDFPGVEKIRQTTFENLDAGVLLGLTESMKDLLNRNLIIDLNTIKARNYFLLKDIIF; this is translated from the coding sequence TTGATAAGTATAGAAGAAATGAAATTATATCTTAAAGATAATTTAAAAAAAAATAGATATAATCATACATTAGGAGTTGTTGAAACTGCAAAAAAATTAGCTGAAATTAATGGGATTTCAATAGAAAAAGCTGAGATAGCAGCGTTTGCTCATGATGTGGCTAAAAATTTATCTTTGGAAAAGATGCAATCAATAATAGATAAAAATAATCTTGAATTAACAAATACAGAAAAAGAAAACTCTAATTTGTGGCATAGCATAATTGCACCAATAGAAGCTAGAAATAAGTTGGAAATTGACAATGAAGAAATATTAGATGCAATAAGATGGCATACTACAGGAAAAGAGAATATGTCTATTTTAACTAAAATAATATATATTGCTGATATGATAGAACCAGGCAGAGATTTTCCGGGAGTAGAAAAAATAAGACAAACTACTTTTGAAAATTTAGATGCTGGGGTTTTACTAGGGTTAACTGAAAGTATGAAGGATTTATTAAATAGAAATTTAATTATTGATTTAAATACTATAAAAGCAAGAAATTACTTTTTATTAAAAGATATTATTTTTTGA
- the nadD gene encoding nicotinate-nucleotide adenylyltransferase produces MKRYGIIGGTFDPIHYGHLYIAYEAKKQLNLDNVIFMPAGNPPHKEGKKVTDSLLRYKMVKKAIEDFSGFSISDYEIDKKGFSYTYETLEHFKNNDVELFFITGADCLMDIETWERADTILSLCNLVVFSRGGFSNKNLIKQKEYIEKKYSVNIIVLPLKRLEISSTDIRKRINNKERVDFFVPRSIIKLIEENSLYKEE; encoded by the coding sequence ATGAAACGATATGGTATAATAGGAGGGACATTTGATCCTATTCATTATGGACATTTATATATAGCTTATGAAGCTAAAAAACAATTAAATTTAGATAATGTGATTTTTATGCCAGCAGGTAATCCACCTCATAAGGAAGGTAAAAAGGTAACGGATTCATTATTAAGATATAAAATGGTAAAGAAAGCAATAGAAGATTTTTCTGGTTTTTCTATTTCTGATTATGAGATAGATAAAAAAGGATTCAGCTATACATATGAAACGTTAGAGCATTTTAAGAACAATGATGTAGAATTATTTTTTATCACTGGAGCAGATTGCTTAATGGATATAGAAACATGGGAAAGAGCTGATACAATATTATCTTTATGTAATCTGGTTGTGTTTTCTAGAGGTGGTTTTAGTAATAAAAATTTAATTAAACAAAAAGAATATATAGAAAAAAAATATAGTGTGAATATAATTGTATTACCACTAAAAAGATTAGAAATATCTTCAACAGATATAAGAAAAAGAATTAACAACAAAGAAAGAGTAGACTTCTTTGTTCCTCGATCTATCATAAAATTAATAGAAGAAAACAGCTTATACAAGGAGGAATAA